One uncultured Draconibacterium sp. genomic window, TGAGACAACTAAAAATTACCAAGCAGGTAACTAACCGCGATACCCTCTCGCTGGATAAGTACCTGCATGAGATTGGGAAGGTTGAATTGTTGTCTGCTGAAAAAGAGGTTGAACTCGCCAAACGCATTAAAAAAGGAGACCGTCAGGCTTTGGAAGCACTGATTAAAGCAAATCTACGTTTTGTAGTATCAGTGTCAAAGCAATATCAGAATCAAGGTCTCAGTTTGCCCGACTTAATTAATGAAGGAAACCTTGGATTAATAAAAGCAGCTGAACGATTCGACGAAACACGAGGATTTAAATTTATATCTTATGCGGTTTGGTGGATTCGACAATCTATTTTACAGGCACTGGCAGAGCAAGCCCGAATTGTACGCTTGCCTCTAAATAAGATTGGATCAATCAATAAAATTAACAAAGCATTTAGCAAACTCGAGCAGGAATTTCAACGGGAACCTACTATTGAAGAGGTAGCCGAGTTAATGGAAGCTAAGCCGGAGTTGGTTGAAGATTCAATGAATTTTTCCAGCATTCATGTTTCAATGGATGCACCATTACGGGATGAAGAAGGCAACAACATGTACGATGTAATGCTTAACGACGATTCGCCAAAACCGGATGAAGAGTTGATGGATGGTTCGTTAAGGCAGGAAATAGAGCGTTCGTTATCGACTTTGGGCGATCGCGAAGCTGAAATTCTTCGTTTTTATTTTGGATTAAAAGGATATCAGGCGCATACTCTGGAAGAAATTGGTGATGAATTTGGTCTCACCCGCGAACGTGTTCGTCAGATCAAAGAGAAAGCGATTAAAAAGCTGAAAAACCAGTACAGGAACAGGTTGCTTAAATCCTATCTTGGAAAATAATCGGTAAACTATTTTCCCCAATCATTCATTTCATCTGTTTTATTTGTAAAAGAATAAAATTGAATTGTTTTTTTATGCCCAAATAGCAAGGGAATTTGTATTTTCAGCCATCTAAAAAATTACGAAAATGACACAGCTTGTAGCGCCTTCTATATTATCTGCCGATTTTAATAACCTGGGGAAAGACATTGAAATGATTAATGCCAGTGCGGCTGATTATATTCATTTTGATGTGATGGACGGTGTTTTTGTTCCTAATATTTCGTTTGGAATTCCTGTAATTGAACATGTTAACCGGATTGCTAAAAAGCCTCTCGATGTGCATTTGATGATTGTTAATCCCGATCATTTGCTTGAACCATTTGTAAAATCGGGTGCCTCAATTGTTACCGTTCATTACGAAGCATGTCCTCATTTACATCGGACCCTGCAATTGATAAAATCATTGGGCGCAAAGGCAAGTGTGAGTTTAAACCCACACACTCCGGTTTCTGTTCTGGAAGAGGTGATTGCCGATTTGGATATGGTTTTGCTTATGTCGGTTAATCCGGGTTTTGGTGGTCAGAAATTTATAGAAAGCACGTACGAAAAGGTAAGGAAACTGCGGAAAATGATCGACCAGGCCGGTACCGAATGTTTAATTGAAGTAGATGGCGGAGTGAATTACGAAACAGGTAAAAAATTATACGAAGCTGGCGCAAATGTTTTGGTGGCCGGAAGTTTTGTGTTTAATTCTGAAAATCCAATGGAGACTATTTCCGGGTTGAAGACCTTATGATTTAATTTCTACTTTTTGGCAGACTTCCGAACTGGATTCAATTACTTTTTTAGGCAGATCGCGCAATACACAGTCTGCTGCACATTCAGAACAATTGTGATCTAAGCGGATATTATCTTTATTGAAATTAGCTTTTTTAGGTTTCTTTTTCCTGAACCGTTTTATGGTTTTTAAAATGGCCAGGGTAACCGCAGACCCAATAATCATATATGTAATTACTTCCTGCAGCATTTTATACGATTAAATTAGCAATGTTATAAACAATAAAAGCCGCAATCCAGGCCAAACCTGTGGTGTAAAAAACGGCAAATGCTGCCCATTTCCATGATCCTGATTCATTTTTAATGGTTGCAACCACGCCAATACATGGGAAATAGATCAGAATAAAAATCAGAAATGCCAAAGCTGATGCGCTTGTAAAAATATTTTGTCCCATTCGCGGGCCACTTTCGTATTTTTCATTCTGCAGTTTTTTCTGAAGGTTTACGGTGGTGTCATCGTCCGGAGATTGGTATAGTACCCCCATGGTACTAACTACAATTTCTTTGGCCGGCAAACCTGCTATTACTGCAATACTCATTTTCCAGTCAAAACCCAGCGGACGCATAACCGGTTCTATAAATACTCCGATTCTGCCAATGTATGAATTCACTAAACGATCGGCTTCAAGCTTATATTGAAGTTCGTTTATCTGTTCTTTTTTCGCCAGTTCGTTTAGCGTATTGTTCTGAGTAATCGTTTCAATTTGCTTCTCAAATTTGGCCGATTTTTCAGTTTCGCGTGGAAAATATTCCAACGCCCAAACAATAACTACACCTAACAAAATAATGGTCCCGATTTTTTTTAGATAGTGTTTTGTTTTATCCCACATGTGGTACATAACATTTCTAAACGTGGGCAAACGATAGGTAGGAAGCTCCATAACAAATGGAGTTTCTTTGTTTTTAAATACGGTTTTATTCAGAATTTGCGCCGTCAGAAATGCAAATACAATACCTGCAGCATATAAACCTATAAGTATGAGCGCCTGATTTTTCTGAAAAAAGGCTGAAATTATAAGTATGTAAACCGGTAAACGGGCACTGCACGACATAAACGGAATTATAAGCATGGTTAAAATTCGGTCGCCGCGGTTTCGCATCGAACGGGTGGCCAAAATGGCAGGAACATTACATCCAAATCCCATAATCATAGGAATAAACGAACGGCCGTGCAAACCAAACCGGTGCATTATTGTATCCATAATAAAGGCTGCTCGCGCCATGTATCCCGAACCTTCAAGCAAGGAGATGAAAAAGAAAAGGATAAGAATATTTGGCAGAAATACCAGTACGCTTCCTGCTCCATTAATAATGCCATCAACCAGTAAATCGTTTAGCATACCATCTGGTAAAGTGGTGTGAACAAAATCTCCAAATGCGGTAACACCAAGGTCAATCCAGTCCATTGGATAGGCTCCAACTGTAAAAGTGGTCCAAAACATAAAAAACAGCAAGGCTGTAAAAATCGGGAATCCTAAATAACGGTTGGTTAATAAACTATCAATTTGTTCCGATCGGGTCTTTTTTTCCTTAAGCGGATTTTTATATGTCTCTTTAAGTGCACCCGTTACAAAACTGTATTTGGCATTTGTAATTACTGTTTCACTGTCGTCGTTTTCCAGCAATTCTATCTTTTTAATCTCTTTTGCCGTGGTTCTTTTTATTTCATCAAAATTCGAATATTTCGAAAGTAATTCGAGTATCTGGTTGTCCTTTTCAATTAATTTGATGGCTAAAAAGCGGGAGGATATTTTATCGGTTATTGGTTTATCCTCGCGAACCTTGGCCCTGATTGTTTTTAATGAATTCTCAAGTTCTTTCCCGTAATTTATGTGAATGTGTCTCGAGATTTTGTCTTTACCCTCAAAAACCTCTATTACTTTCTCAACCAGCGAATCGATACCCTGTCCCTTTGAACTTACCGTCGGAATAATCGGGATACCCAATAATTTGGCAAGTTCGTCTTTGTCAAGCGTAAGTTTGTTTTTTTCCAGTTCATCAAACATGTTTAACGCAATAATGGTGCGTAAATCCATGTCGATTAGCTGGGTTGTTAAAAACAGACTTCGTTCCAGGTTTGTTGAATCCAGCACATTAATTACAATGTCGGGCGTTTGCTCGTAAATAAACTTTCGAACAAATATTTCTTCTTTCGAATAAGCCGTTAAACTATACGTGCCGGGTAAATCGTAAAAATTGAAGGTATAACCTTTGGCTTTAAACGTAGCTTTATGGATGTCGACTGTAACGCCACTGTAGTTCCCAACCTTTTCTTTCGATCCGGAAATAAAATTGAAAAGTGTTGTTTTTCCACAGTTTGGATTTCCTACAAGTGCAATATTTATTGTCCGGGTTCTTTCCGATTGATTAACCAGATCAATGTTTCGGTCGATGGTACCTTCGTAGTTGCCATTGGTCGATTTGTCGAATTCGTTTAAAGGAACTACTTCGATTAAATCGGCCTCCGATTTCCGGAGTGTAACGTTATAGTTAAGAATTTTAAATTCGGATGGACCGTTAAAGGGCGATGATTTAATAACTCTCACTTCATTGCCCCGAATAAAGCCCATTTCCGTAATTCTTTTACGGAATGAACCATGTCCCAGAACCTTTGTAATTACTAGTGGATCGTTATGTTTTACTTCGCTTAATTTCACGCTTTCCCTTCTCCCTGTTCTCTAAATTTAAATTAAATAAAAATAAGCGTACAAAGATATTTAAATTCCTATCATTTAAAATAAAATAACTTTGTTCTTTACATAGTTACAACAAGTAGTTACTTTTGTTCGAATTTGAGAGTGTATGGAAGAAGACAAGTATTATAAAAACATTCAGAAAGCTTTGGAAGATTTGCCCGAGAACTACAGTATTCTTGAGGAACAGATCGACGTTGAGATTCAAATGAAATATTTTGAATTTACGAAGAGCATGCGTGAAAAGAATATTTCTGAGGAATGTTTTACCGATAGGGAGGAACTTTTTGATTCTGAAGTGGGAGAGGAGCGTAAAAAGGAAATTTTAACTGCCATTGCCGTTTACGACGACGTGAAGGCCTACCGAACAATCGAAAAATATGTTGACGAAGCGGAAGGCGAGCTAAAACAATGGGCTATTCTTGCTTTGCAGGAAAGTAGAATGTTAATGCACAGCTCGTTACTTGACGAACAACAGGTTTTTATATCAACAGGACTTGGCGGAAAAGGAAAGAAGCTGCGTTATTATGTGGTTTTTTTGAGTGCAAACCGCGATGAGATGCTGGATGCAACTCAACAAAAATTACTAAAAACTGAATTGATCTTTGAGCTGGATAAACACGAAGGCGAATTTGAGACCATGGACTTTATGGAAGGTTTTTCGTCTACTCTGGTCATGTTGCCTTTGCATGTTGAAATAAAACAAGTGTTTCAGAATGTGATTGAGGAATGCAATCAATACGGAGGTTTTTTGCTGGAAGATCTGATTATAACAAACGTGAAAGTACTTTCGCGAAGTGAGATCATTCAATTGATTCATCAAAAGAAAAACGCAGATACAAATGACCTGGAAGAATAATAAAATTAATGTGGCCATTCAGGTTTTACCCGAAGCCAATGGTAAAATAAAGTACGAATTGGTGGATAAAGCCATCGAATTCATTCAAAATTCGGGATACAGATACCAGGTTTGCCCATTTGAAACGGTTGTTGAGTGTAAATTTAACGAACTCGCTGGTTTGATTGAAAATGTGCACGAAGCATGCGAACTTGCTGGTACTGAGAAGATGTTGATGAATGTTAAAATACAAAGCAATTTTTTAAGTGGTGTTTCAATCGAAGATAAAATGGAAAAGTATACTTAATTTTATTTTTTTGTGGGATTTTCAAAAAAAGTATTTTATATTTGCACCGCTTTAAAAGCAAAACGTTCTGGACCTGTAGCATAATTGGATAGTGCACCTCGTTACGGCCGAGGAGGTTAGGGGTTCGAGTCCCTTCAGGTTCACCAGAAACCGTAAAAGAGTTGTCATGAAAATGGCAACTCTTTTTTTTGCCTAAACTTTTCGGTATTTATTATTGTGCGAAAAGCAGCTTCGCTGGTGCGCGATTGTATTGTATTTACTATAAACTAAAGTACACGCGATACAATCGTTCAGTAGCACGAACTATTCGCTAAGCTGCAAACAGAGATCCGATCCTTATTGGTTAAAACGTACAAGGATCGGATCTTACAACCCTCAAGCTGACTATTTTGTTGCCGGAGGCAACACATATTATAGCCAATTGATGTAATAAGGTTTGTTCGACTACCTTCGGAGTCGCATGTTGTATTCCGATGTTTTTTATTGCTATTCGAATCCTCCGGGTTCCCAACGGGCGGTGTGTGTTACCATAGCATACTTTATTAAACGCCACTTTAATTGCGAAATGGAATTCGCAATACCCAAAATGACGGCAGAAAAAAAGCACCCAACCCATAGGCAGGATGCTTTTGAACCATTTAAAACTATTTCAAACATTGATGATTATTAGTCTGTCTCAGTAGGAGTTGAATCGTCCTCCTCACTGCTGTCCTTTCTGCCTTCGCGGGCAGCAAGTGTAATCTCTAAGGTTTTAATCTTTTGGTTCAGCTCTTTAACGAAGTTTTCAATTTCGGGAGTTTGCATATTTAAGCTAACCAAAGCGTTTACACGTTCCACCATTACTTCATACAGCGGATCAATTTCAATACGAACTGCTTTTGCATTGCCACTGTTTTTGTTAGCCAATTCGGTATCGCGTTCGTTTTGTTTGGCTTTAAACGCTACATTCAGCGCGTTTAACCTCGTTACCCAGTTGTCAAGTCCGCAGGTAGTTACAAACCCCGCATTTTTAGGTTTTTCTAAATCGCCATATAAATTGCTTAGGCCCGCTGTTTCTTCGTTAAAAGTCACACGGCGAATATCGCCATACAAATCAAATACCCGCCGCAAGCGTTTGGCGGCTTCCACTTCTTCAGCTATGGTACACAGCAAAGTGGCATTAATTCGCATATCAATAGCGCGCCAGGTATTGTCGCGGTCCATATCGATGTTTTGTAGTTCTTCGGTTAATACACTGCCCCTGTCCACACGCAATTCGTCATCGAGTTTGGTAAGTGCAGCGTCAAATTCAGCAAATTCGGCCTCCGAATGTATGGCAGCCGGTGTAAGTGTCAGGAGCAAACTTTTAAAGTCGCTCATAAACTGAAAATATTCTCCGTTGCGGAGTTTATACAATAAAAGGTTTAAAATTTTAAGCATAATAATTTGTTTTAAGGATTAATAAATATGTTTTAAAAGGTTATTTAATTTTAAGTGTGGAAAGCGTTTTGTTGTTCGTGAGTTTTATTTTTTGTTCAATAAAATTAAAGCAAATGTTTACTTAAGTCAATGCTGAGTATTATGTTACGCAGCATTTTCTGACTTCCTGCAATTGTGCGGCAAACGATCCAAGCTCTTTTTTTGTCTCATGCAGAACTGCAACAGGTCGGCCACGAAGTTTTTTTGCTTCGTGCAGCCGTGCGACATGCCAGCCACAAAGTTTTTTTGCTTCGTGCAGCAATGTAGCAGGCTCGCCAACAAAATTTTTTGCTCCATGCAGCTTTGCAACAGCCAAACCAACAGATTTTTTTGCTTCCTGCAGTTCTGCAACAAGCCAGCCAACAAGTTTGCTGAGCAATTACACGGCTGCAGGAAGCCTGTAATCAGTGAGTTACAGGGGTGTGAAGAATATGTGATTATTCGCAAACACGCATGCAGTGCGGCATAGGGGCTAAAGCCCCGTTTCGAGGCGTTGTGCTTAACCCCGGCATTAATGCCGGGGTTAGTTATTCTCGCCATAGTTAAGAAATAATGTTTAACCCCAGGCTTTAGCCTGGGGGGAAAAAGGCTACTGTTATATCGGGGCTTTAGCCCTTAATCAGCTAATAAAACTCGTTCTATAAATTCCACTTTACATAAAACCCCCTCGCTCGTGCGCGATTCTATCGCGGTCCGAAATAAAATACGTAGATACGTCCAATTGGGCGTATCTGCAACTATTCCACTTTACATAAAACCATTATCACGAAATAATTACTAAATTGGGCATTCGTAAAAAACTAAGCATAAGAACCAAATTAAAACCCAATGGCACTAAGCTGGAACGAAATCAAAGACCGGGCATTAAAATTTACCAAAGAGTGGGAAGGCGAAACCCGCGAACGCGCCGAAAAAGATACTTTCTGGAATGAATTCTTTCATATATTCGGAATTACACGCCGCCGTTTGGCAACCTTTGAAGAACCCGTAAAGAAACTAAATAACAAACAGGGCTTTATCGACTTGTTTTGGAAAGGTACTTTATTGGTGGAGCACAAATCGAAAGGTAAAAATCTTGATGCTGCTTTTGAGCAAGCTACCGATTATTTTTACGGGATAAAAGAGCACGAATTGCCCAAATATGTTTTGGTTTCCGACTTTGCCCGTTTTAAATTGTATGATTTAGACGAGAAAACCGAGCACGAATTTCCGATAAGCGAATTGCACAAAAACATAAAACTGTTTGGTTTTATTGCCGGTTACCAAAAGCGCACATTTAAAGACGAAGACCCCGTAAATATTGCTGCCGCCGAATTAATGGGAAAATTGCACGACGAGCTAAAAGAAAGTGGTTACGAAGGTCATCCGCTTGAAGTGTATTTGGTGCGCTTGCTGTTTTGCCTTTTTGCCGACGATACCGGGATTTTTGAAAAAGACATTTTTAAAGACTTTATTGAATTACGCACAAGCGAAGATGGTAGCGATCTTGGGGCCTACCTTGCGCAGTTTTTCCAGGTATTGAATACGCCTGCTGAAAAGCGGCTTCGAACACTCGACGAACATTTAAACGCTTTCCCCTATGTAAACGGTAAGTTGTTTGAAGAGCCACTGCCCATTGCCGCCTTTAACAGCAACATGCGCGAAATATTGTTACAATGCAGCGGACTGGACTGGGGTAAAATATCGCCGGCTATTTTTGGAAGTATGTTTCAGAGTGTGATGAATCCGCAGGAACGCCGTAACCTTGGCGCACACTACACTTCCGAAAAGAATATACTAAAACTGATAAAACCGCTTTTCCTCGATGAACTGCACGACGAGTTTACCAAAGTAAAAAGCAATAAAAACAAGTTGCGCGAATTTCATGCAAAGCTGGGTACGCTTCGTTTTCTCGATCCCGCCTGCGGTTGTGGTAACTTTTTGGTAATAACCTACCGCGAATTGCGTCTGCTCGAACTCGATGTACTAAAAGAACTGTACGGCACGCAACAGGTTTTTGGAATAGAGCAGATTATGCATGTTGATGTCGACCAGTTTTATGGAATTGAGTACGACGAGTTTCCGGCACGTATTGCCGAGGTGGCCTTGTGGCTGATGGACCACCAAATGAACCTGCGCATTTCCGAAGCATTTGGTATGTATTATGCCCGCCTTCCTTTGCGCAAATCGGCCAAAATAGTACATGAAGATGCACTCAATGTTGAATGGGAGAATGTAGTTTCTCCCCAAGAGCTAAGCTATATTTTAGGAAACCCTCCATTCATTGGTTCAAAAATTATGAAGCAAACTCAGCGTGACCAGATTGTGTGCCAGTTTGATAATGCGGATGGAAGTGGTGTTTTAGATTATGTTACGGGCTGGTATGTTAAGGCTGCTAAATACATTCAGGGAACAAAAATAAAAACTGCATTTGTTTCAACAAACTCTATTGTTCAAGGAGAGCAGACAAGTATATTGTGGAAACACATGTTACAAAGGTTCAATGTTAAAATACATTTTGCTCATCGTACTTTTAAATGGACCAACGAAGCAAAAGGTAATGCTGCGGTTTATTGTGTAATAGTTGGTTTTGCG contains:
- a CDS encoding DUF6261 family protein; translated protein: MLKILNLLLYKLRNGEYFQFMSDFKSLLLTLTPAAIHSEAEFAEFDAALTKLDDELRVDRGSVLTEELQNIDMDRDNTWRAIDMRINATLLCTIAEEVEAAKRLRRVFDLYGDIRRVTFNEETAGLSNLYGDLEKPKNAGFVTTCGLDNWVTRLNALNVAFKAKQNERDTELANKNSGNAKAVRIEIDPLYEVMVERVNALVSLNMQTPEIENFVKELNQKIKTLEITLAAREGRKDSSEEDDSTPTETD
- the rpe gene encoding ribulose-phosphate 3-epimerase, which produces MTQLVAPSILSADFNNLGKDIEMINASAADYIHFDVMDGVFVPNISFGIPVIEHVNRIAKKPLDVHLMIVNPDHLLEPFVKSGASIVTVHYEACPHLHRTLQLIKSLGAKASVSLNPHTPVSVLEEVIADLDMVLLMSVNPGFGGQKFIESTYEKVRKLRKMIDQAGTECLIEVDGGVNYETGKKLYEAGANVLVAGSFVFNSENPMETISGLKTL
- a CDS encoding RNA polymerase sigma factor RpoD/SigA, producing the protein MRQLKITKQVTNRDTLSLDKYLHEIGKVELLSAEKEVELAKRIKKGDRQALEALIKANLRFVVSVSKQYQNQGLSLPDLINEGNLGLIKAAERFDETRGFKFISYAVWWIRQSILQALAEQARIVRLPLNKIGSINKINKAFSKLEQEFQREPTIEEVAELMEAKPELVEDSMNFSSIHVSMDAPLRDEEGNNMYDVMLNDDSPKPDEELMDGSLRQEIERSLSTLGDREAEILRFYFGLKGYQAHTLEEIGDEFGLTRERVRQIKEKAIKKLKNQYRNRLLKSYLGK
- a CDS encoding DNA methyltransferase; translation: MALSWNEIKDRALKFTKEWEGETRERAEKDTFWNEFFHIFGITRRRLATFEEPVKKLNNKQGFIDLFWKGTLLVEHKSKGKNLDAAFEQATDYFYGIKEHELPKYVLVSDFARFKLYDLDEKTEHEFPISELHKNIKLFGFIAGYQKRTFKDEDPVNIAAAELMGKLHDELKESGYEGHPLEVYLVRLLFCLFADDTGIFEKDIFKDFIELRTSEDGSDLGAYLAQFFQVLNTPAEKRLRTLDEHLNAFPYVNGKLFEEPLPIAAFNSNMREILLQCSGLDWGKISPAIFGSMFQSVMNPQERRNLGAHYTSEKNILKLIKPLFLDELHDEFTKVKSNKNKLREFHAKLGTLRFLDPACGCGNFLVITYRELRLLELDVLKELYGTQQVFGIEQIMHVDVDQFYGIEYDEFPARIAEVALWLMDHQMNLRISEAFGMYYARLPLRKSAKIVHEDALNVEWENVVSPQELSYILGNPPFIGSKIMKQTQRDQIVCQFDNADGSGVLDYVTGWYVKAAKYIQGTKIKTAFVSTNSIVQGEQTSILWKHMLQRFNVKIHFAHRTFKWTNEAKGNAAVYCVIVGFANFDTTKKLIFEYDDIKGEPHELKVGNINPYLVDAKDVFILKKSNPICEIPKMSFGNMPLDGGNLLLSDSDKSELVRKEPMAEKYLKPLISAREFLKNEKRWCLWLVDADPSGLKKMPIVLKRIEAVKQFRLDSVAPSTQKFALTPSLFRDKKNPKSFLVIPAHSSENRQYIPMGFFYNSEISHNSCQTIENASLYQFGVLQSLFHMAWVRYTCGRLKSDFRYSKDLVYNNYPWPKNPSDKNKKAVEEKAQKVLDVRAEFPGSSLADLYDPLTMPPKLVKAHQQLDKTVDLCYRPQAFTTETARIEYLFELYNEYTAPLLKEEKTKKKNNSRPNRNRPIDERH
- a CDS encoding thiamine-binding protein, translated to MTWKNNKINVAIQVLPEANGKIKYELVDKAIEFIQNSGYRYQVCPFETVVECKFNELAGLIENVHEACELAGTEKMLMNVKIQSNFLSGVSIEDKMEKYT
- the feoB gene encoding ferrous iron transport protein B translates to MKLSEVKHNDPLVITKVLGHGSFRKRITEMGFIRGNEVRVIKSSPFNGPSEFKILNYNVTLRKSEADLIEVVPLNEFDKSTNGNYEGTIDRNIDLVNQSERTRTINIALVGNPNCGKTTLFNFISGSKEKVGNYSGVTVDIHKATFKAKGYTFNFYDLPGTYSLTAYSKEEIFVRKFIYEQTPDIVINVLDSTNLERSLFLTTQLIDMDLRTIIALNMFDELEKNKLTLDKDELAKLLGIPIIPTVSSKGQGIDSLVEKVIEVFEGKDKISRHIHINYGKELENSLKTIRAKVREDKPITDKISSRFLAIKLIEKDNQILELLSKYSNFDEIKRTTAKEIKKIELLENDDSETVITNAKYSFVTGALKETYKNPLKEKKTRSEQIDSLLTNRYLGFPIFTALLFFMFWTTFTVGAYPMDWIDLGVTAFGDFVHTTLPDGMLNDLLVDGIINGAGSVLVFLPNILILFFFISLLEGSGYMARAAFIMDTIMHRFGLHGRSFIPMIMGFGCNVPAILATRSMRNRGDRILTMLIIPFMSCSARLPVYILIISAFFQKNQALILIGLYAAGIVFAFLTAQILNKTVFKNKETPFVMELPTYRLPTFRNVMYHMWDKTKHYLKKIGTIILLGVVIVWALEYFPRETEKSAKFEKQIETITQNNTLNELAKKEQINELQYKLEADRLVNSYIGRIGVFIEPVMRPLGFDWKMSIAVIAGLPAKEIVVSTMGVLYQSPDDDTTVNLQKKLQNEKYESGPRMGQNIFTSASALAFLIFILIYFPCIGVVATIKNESGSWKWAAFAVFYTTGLAWIAAFIVYNIANLIV